From Blattabacterium cuenoti:
ATTCTTGTATTGGATGTGGGGCTTGTGTAATTTCTTGTCATTCAGAAAATAATGTTCCTGTAGTAGGAAAAAAAGAAATTAGAAAATATAGAGATATGCATTGGTTACGTATTGATAGATATTATTCAAATCATCCTAAAAAAAAAGAAAAAGAAAATTTTTTTAATCCAAAAGTTTCATTTTTACCTATCATGTGTCAACATTGTGATTATGCTCCTTGTGAAACAGTATGTCCAGTTGGAGCGACTACTCATGGAGAACAAGGTCAAAATATGATGACTTATAATCGTTGTATAGGTACACGCTATTGTGCTAATAATTGTCCTTACAAAGTAAGACGTTTTAATTGGTTTAATTATTCTAATAATCAAAAATTTGACTTTTATATGAATAATAGTCTAGGAAAAATGGTAATAAATCCAGATGTTGTAGTAAGAACTAGAGGAATTATGGAAAAATGTTCGTTATGTATACAAAGGACACAATCTGTTATTGGAATTGCAAAAAAAGAAAATAGGAAAATTAAAGATAAAGAATTTGAAACTGCTTGTAGTATTTCTTGTCCAACAAATGCTATTACTTTTGGAGATATTAATGATAAAAATAGTTATATTTCAAAAAATATAAAAAATTCAAGAAATTATAAACTTCTTGATTTTCTTGGAATAAAACCTAATGTTTCTTATAAGTTAAAAGTTAGAAAATTGAAATAGATAATTATGGGCAATAACCAAAAAAAACCTATAAGAGAATTATTAATTATCGGAAATAAAACATATCAAAATATTACTAATGATATTTTAAATCCTATAAAAAATAAAGCAGGTAATTTATGGTGGATTGCTTTATTTATTTCTCTATTAGCTTTTATTTGGGGTTTATTTTGTATTATTTATACGATAGGAACAGGTATAGGAGTATGGGGATTAAATAAAACTATTAATTGGGCTTGGGATATTACTAATTTTGTTTGGTGGGTAGGAATTGGTCATGCCGGAACTTTAATTTCCGCTGTTTTATTATTATTTCGTCAAAAATGGCGTTTATCTATTAATAGATCCGCTGAAGCTATGACAATATTTGCGGTTATACAAGCTGGTTTATTTCCTATTATTCATATGGGAAGACCTTGGAATGCTCATTGGGTTTTACCTATTCCTAATCAATTTGGAAGTTTATGGCCTAATTTTAATTCCCCACTTTTATGGGATGTTTTTGCTATTAGTACTTATTTTTCTGTTTCTACTGTTTTTTGGTTTATGGGGTTAATTCCCGATTTTGCAATGATTAGAGATAGAGTGACAGATCCTATACAAAAAAAAATATACGGAATTCTTAGTTTTGGATGGGGGGGGACATCTAAAGATTGGCAAAGATTTGAAGAACTTTCTTTAATACTAGCTGGATTATGCACTCCATTAGTTTTTTCTGTCCATACAATTGTTTCTTTTGATTTTTCTACTTCTTTAATTAAAGGTTGGCATAGTACAATTTTTCCTCCTTATTTTGTCGCTGGAGCTATATTTTCAGGATTTGCTATGGTCCAAACTTTATTAGGAGTAGCTAGAAAAACTCTTTCTCTAGAAAGTTATATTACTAGAAATCATATTGAATATATGAACATCATTATTTTATTAACAGGAGGAATAGTCCTATTAGCTTATATATCTGAATTTATTCTTGCATGGTATTCTAGTAATCCTTTTGAAAGTTATATTTATTTTTCTATTAATGCATCTAAAGGTCCTTTTTGGTGGGCTTTTTGGATATTAATTATTTGTAATATTTTAATTCCACAATTTTTATGGATTAAATATATACGAAGAAGTTTTTTTTGGTCTTATATTATAGCTATTATTATTAATATTGGAATGTGGTTTGAAAGATTTGATATTATTGTTTTAAATCTTAGTCATGATTATCTTCCTTCTTCTTGGACGGGTTTTATTCCTTCTTTTGTAGATGTAGGAATATTTATAGGAACTATTGGTTTTTTTTTCTTTCTTTATTTATTATATATACGAACATTTCCAGTAATTTCTCAATCTGAAATAAAAACTATATTAAAAGATTCCAAAAAAATAATAAATTTTAAAAAAAATTCAATAATGAATCAACATCATGAATAAAATCGTATTTAATATTCATGCTTTATATGAAAATGATGATTTTATGATAAATAGTATAAAAATTCTTCAGAAAAAAAATATCAATATATATGAAGTTTATTCTCCATTTCCAATTCATAATTTACATCATATATTGAAATTAAAAAAAACTAATTTATCTTTTTTATCTTTTATATATGGATTGTTAGGTTTTTTATTTTCTAGTATATTATCTTGGTATATAATGATTTATGATTGGCCACAAAATTTTGGAGGAAAACCTTCTTATTCTTGGATTCATAATTTTCCATCTTTTATTCCTATTATATTTGAATTATCAATTTTTTTTTCTGCACATTTTATGTGTATTACTTATCTTTTTCAAAGTAAATTATATCCATGGGCTCCTTCAAAAAATCCAGATAGAAGAACTACAGATAATTTATTTTTAATAGAAATTTATATAGAAAATAATTTTGAATTTTTATTAAAATTATTAAAAAAAAATGGAGCTATAGAAGTAAATATAAAAAAAATGGTTACCAATAAATTAATATCAAAAAAATTATCATGAATAATAAATATTTTTTACTTATGATATTTATTATTTTTATTATAAATTCTTGTTGGTGGGATAAATCCAAACCTAATATAGTTTACATGCCTGATATGTATTATTCAGATGCATATGAACCTTATTCAGATCCATATCCTAATTATAAAAAATATAAAAAAATTTATATAAAACCATTTTTAAAACATGATACTTCTTCTCTAGTTCCAGTAAAAGGAACTATTTCTAGAAATAATTTTTTTTATGAAAAAAAATATCTAAATACTAATAATATTAAAAAATATTATTTATTGAAATCTCCTTTACAAAAAGGAGAAGAATTAAAAAATATACAAAATGGTCAATCTCTTTATAAAATAAATTGTTCTATATGTCATGGAGATAATGGAGATGGACAAGGAATTTTAGTAAAAAATGAAAAAATATTAGGAATTCCTAATTATAAAGATAGAGATCTTACTATAGGAAGTATATATTATGTTATTACATATGGAAAAAATAATATGAGTTCTTATGCTTCTCAGTTAAATGAAATAGACAGATGGAAAGTAGCAGAATATGTAATGTTTCTAAAAAAAAATAAATAATGAATATCTTAAATAAGAAAAAAATTCTTTTTTTTTTAATGATTATAGGTTTTTTTATACTTTTTTATGAAAAAATTTATTCTTCAATAAATTTGAAAAACAATTTTTTTTTAGAAAAAAAAAATTATATACATCAAACAATAGACAATAAAAATAAACCTTGGATAAGTTTATATATTTCCCTTTTTTATTTTACTACAATTTCTTTAGGATCATTATTATTTTTATCTATACAATCTGTATCAAAATCAGGATGGTCTATTATTATTCATCCTATCATGGAAGTAGTAGCTTCTTTTATTCCATATGGAGGCATTATGATTTTTATTTTATTGTTATTTAATTCAATTGATATTATACATTTATTTCATTGGATGGATAGTTCTTTATATAATTCTATTTCTTTAAAATATGACAAACTTATCGAAAGTAAAAGATTATTTTTAAATATTCCATTTTTTTTGATAAGAAGTTTAATTTATATAATTGGTTGGAGTTTTTTTTATTTTAAAATAAAAAAAATATCTCATAAATTAGATATTACACATTCTTTAAACGATTATAAAAAATTATATTTTTTTTCTATTTTTTTTATAATTTTTTTTTCTATAACATCTATTATCATGGGATGGGATTGGATTATGTCCTTAAATCCTCATTGGTTTAGTACTTTATTAAGTTGGTATATTTTAAGTACTTATTTGGTTACAGGAATTGGAACAATTACTATTATTTCTATATATATGAAAAAAAAAGGTTATTTACCATTTTTTAATAAAAATCATTTGCATGATTTAAGTAAATATCTTTTTTCTACCAGTTTATTATGGTCTTATTTTTGGTTTTCACAATTTTTACTTTATTGGTATGGAAATATTCCAGAAGAAATTTCTTATTTTATAAGAAGAGAAGAATCTTATGGGTATATCCATTTTTGGATGCTAATTTTTAATTTTTTAATACCTTTTTTTGGATTAATGAGTAGTAAAAATAAAACTAACCCAAAAATAGTACTTCCAATAACTTATATATTACTATTTGGACATTATTTAGATATATATAATTTAATAAAACCAGAAATTATGGTTTCTTTTAAAAATTCATTTTTTTTTATCTTTTCAGAAGAAATAGGTGCTTTATTATTAATAGGGTCTATCTTTCTTTTTATTTTATTTAAAAATTTACATAAAAATAAATTAAATCCTATTGGAAATCCTTTTTTTCAAGAAAGTAAAAAATATAAATATCCTTATATGTAAAAATAATTTTATTTTATTTTTACAAAATTCATAATAGATTTATTAGATCCAAAAAGTGTTAATATATCCCCCTTTTGTAAAATAGTATCTCCAGTTACTAATCCTATAACTTTCCTTTCATAATTTTTTTTAGAAGATATAATAGTATTTTTAAAATCTCTGATAACAGTTATTAAAGAAACGGAATATTTTTGTATCAATCTTAAACTTTTTACTTTTTTTTCATTAAAAGAATATGGAGAAAAAACTTCTGCAATAGAATGTTTATTATCTACTCTAAAATAATCTAAAGCATAATTAAAAGATATTTGTTTAGTTAATCTAAAGGCTGCGTCTTTTTCCGGATGAATAATATTATTAATTCCCATAGCTTCTAATATAGTATCATGTATTTTTGATAAAGATCGACTAATAATTCTCAAATGTTTATATTTTTTTAAAATAGCAGTAGTTACTATAGATGATCCTTCATTTTCACCAATGGCGACAATCCCTAAATCAGCTTGTTGAATAGGTAATATTTTATAAGCAGATTCATTATTAGCATCCATACATACAACATTAGCTATATGATCTTTTAATAAATCAACTTTTTCCATTTTATGATCTACACCAAATACTTCATGACCATTATCTGTTAAATTTAAAGCTAAAGATCTTCCAAAATTTCCTAAACCAATAATAATAATTTTCATATATTAATGAATTAGAATATTTTCTTTAGGATATCGGTAATAATAATGAGAAATTTTTCTATTTTTTAATAATCCTACCATAATATTAAAAAAACCAATTCTTCCTAAAAACATTAAAATAATTAAAACTAATTTACTTCCATTAGATAAATTAGAAGTAATGCCTAAAGATAAACCTACAGTAGAAAAAGCAGAAAAAACTTCAAAAGTTATAAATAAAATATCTTCTTTAGGATCTAAAAAAAGAATGATTAAAATACTTATATATATAGCAATTAACGATAAAATAATAATAGAAAAAGACAGTCTAATAGATTCTGAAGATATTTCTTTTCTTTGAATTTCTAATCTCTCTTTTCCTTTAGATAAAGAAATAATATTCATTAATGCTAATGCAAAAGTACTCGTTTTAATTCCTCCACCTGTAGAAGCTGGAGATGCTCCTATCCACATTAAAAAAATAGTAAATACTATAGTTAATGGGGCCCATTGATTCATATTTAATACTTGAAATCCAGCAGTTCTAGATGTAGCAGAAGAAAAAAATGAAGAGATCCACTTTCCTGTATAAGTAGTATGCTCTAAAAGAGAGCTATGATATTCACTAATATAATAAAAAATAGTACCTAATAAAAGTAAACTAAAAGTAGTAAATACTACAATTTTTGTATTTAAAGTAACAATATGTACTGGATTCCTAAAATATTCATCTTTAAATATTTTATAAATATATTTTTTTAATGTTAACCATATATATGTAAAAAAATTAAATAAAATATTAAACCCTATTCCTCCTAATATTAATAAACAAGCAATAATAAACTGTAATAAATAATTAAATCTTATAGATTCAGAATAAAGACCTTTACTAAGAGTAGAAAAACCACTATTACAAAAAGCAGATATAGAATGAAAAATAGAAAAAAATAATGGACTATCAGATTCTAAAATATTTTGTT
This genomic window contains:
- a CDS encoding c-type cytochrome, which produces MNNKYFLLMIFIIFIINSCWWDKSKPNIVYMPDMYYSDAYEPYSDPYPNYKKYKKIYIKPFLKHDTSSLVPVKGTISRNNFFYEKKYLNTNNIKKYYLLKSPLQKGEELKNIQNGQSLYKINCSICHGDNGDGQGILVKNEKILGIPNYKDRDLTIGSIYYVITYGKNNMSSYASQLNEIDRWKVAEYVMFLKKNK
- the nrfD gene encoding NrfD/PsrC family molybdoenzyme membrane anchor subunit, with the translated sequence MGNNQKKPIRELLIIGNKTYQNITNDILNPIKNKAGNLWWIALFISLLAFIWGLFCIIYTIGTGIGVWGLNKTINWAWDITNFVWWVGIGHAGTLISAVLLLFRQKWRLSINRSAEAMTIFAVIQAGLFPIIHMGRPWNAHWVLPIPNQFGSLWPNFNSPLLWDVFAISTYFSVSTVFWFMGLIPDFAMIRDRVTDPIQKKIYGILSFGWGGTSKDWQRFEELSLILAGLCTPLVFSVHTIVSFDFSTSLIKGWHSTIFPPYFVAGAIFSGFAMVQTLLGVARKTLSLESYITRNHIEYMNIIILLTGGIVLLAYISEFILAWYSSNPFESYIYFSINASKGPFWWAFWILIICNILIPQFLWIKYIRRSFFWSYIIAIIINIGMWFERFDIIVLNLSHDYLPSSWTGFIPSFVDVGIFIGTIGFFFFLYLLYIRTFPVISQSEIKTILKDSKKIINFKKNSIMNQHHE
- a CDS encoding potassium channel family protein, with translation MKIIIIGLGNFGRSLALNLTDNGHEVFGVDHKMEKVDLLKDHIANVVCMDANNESAYKILPIQQADLGIVAIGENEGSSIVTTAILKKYKHLRIISRSLSKIHDTILEAMGINNIIHPEKDAAFRLTKQISFNYALDYFRVDNKHSIAEVFSPYSFNEKKVKSLRLIQKYSVSLITVIRDFKNTIISSKKNYERKVIGLVTGDTILQKGDILTLFGSNKSIMNFVKIK
- a CDS encoding TrkH family potassium uptake protein: MNQFKLRNILPFITPIIFIYIIISLGWKTYINEFLNIGVLIFFVFLLSILHFYIFFEKKVDKKLKSMIFLSFMILIPSIFLSIIKIFFYKKNFLDIKNLLLVSLTLYILIRITYFLRNIIYVKIHNPVFIFITSFIFLSFLGSIFLMLPTSTVKKISFIDALFTSTSAVCVTGLVVLDTSKDFTFLGKVIILILIELGGLGILTITSFLSYFFRDGFSFREGIYISNFLNTKKTTNVLSLSVKVVLFTLIVEITGALLIYFSIQEQNILESDSPLFFSIFHSISAFCNSGFSTLSKGLYSESIRFNYLLQFIIACLLILGGIGFNILFNFFTYIWLTLKKYIYKIFKDEYFRNPVHIVTLNTKIVVFTTFSLLLLGTIFYYISEYHSSLLEHTTYTGKWISSFFSSATSRTAGFQVLNMNQWAPLTIVFTIFLMWIGASPASTGGGIKTSTFALALMNIISLSKGKERLEIQRKEISSESIRLSFSIIILSLIAIYISILIILFLDPKEDILFITFEVFSAFSTVGLSLGITSNLSNGSKLVLIILMFLGRIGFFNIMVGLLKNRKISHYYYRYPKENILIH
- a CDS encoding DUF3341 domain-containing protein, which translates into the protein MNKIVFNIHALYENDDFMINSIKILQKKNINIYEVYSPFPIHNLHHILKLKKTNLSFLSFIYGLLGFLFSSILSWYIMIYDWPQNFGGKPSYSWIHNFPSFIPIIFELSIFFSAHFMCITYLFQSKLYPWAPSKNPDRRTTDNLFLIEIYIENNFEFLLKLLKKNGAIEVNIKKMVTNKLISKKLS